The Paenibacillus sp. BIC5C1 DNA segment CGAAACGTGGCGATTTGTACAAACAAATCCAACAAACTGTAGCAAACGAAATGACGGTATACCCAATTGCCTACACGAAAGCTGTGGTGGCTGTAGATAACACGTATGGCGGCGTTGAAGATGCAAATCCGAAACCAGTCGTTATGCTTGAAGATCTGTCCAAAATCTATAAAAAATAAGTTACAAGCCAATAACGCCGGCCGCGAGGCCGGCGTTGATTCGGAGGTGCCCTTGTGAACAACTATATTGTCCGGAGGATCGCACAAGCGATCCCTCTTCTTTTTGTAATCTCCATCGTATCGTTCACCTTGATCAAGCTGGCGCCGGGCGATCCGGTGCTTTCCTTTGTTACCCCGAATATGGGGGCAGAAGATGTGGAGCGTATTCGGCAAAACCTCGGACTTGATCAACCGATGTACGTGCAATATTTCGTATGGCTCAAAAATGTACTGTCTGGCGACCTTGGTTATTCATTGGTAAACCATCGCCCGGTTGCCGAAATGATTATTGAACGATTGCCCGCTACGTTTGGATTGATGGGGGCATCGCTATTGTTGTCTTTGCTGATCTCCATTCCGCTGAGCATGATTGCGGGTTCGCGTCAGAACAGTCTGTTTGACCGTGGACTCAGCTTAATCTCGTATATCGGGATATCGATTCCTAGCTTCTGGTTCGGTATGATGCTGATCTATTTCTTTGCAGTAGAGCTGCACTGGTTACCAAGCATGGGTATGCGAACGGTAGGTATGGACTCCGCTTGGGATATAATCAAACACGGCATTTTGCCATGTACCGTATTGACCTTCATGAACGTATCCGTGTACATGCGGTATATTCGTTCGAATACGATCAGTCAACTGGAAGAGGACTATGTTCAAATTCAGTATGCCTATGGCGCAACCAAAGGAACGGTACTGCTTCGTCACGTGCTCAAAAATGTACTGCTGCCTGTAATCACCATTCTCGGCATGTCTTTGCCAGAGCTGATTGCGGGAGCGTTTATTACGGAGTCCGTTTTCTCATGGCCGGGAATGGGATCTCTCGGGATCTCGGCGGTTCATGGTCTGGATTATCCGATTATTATGGGCATTACGATGATGTCCTCTGTGCTGCTGGTCGTCGGAAACCTGGTAGCTGATATCTTATATGGCGTGGTAGATCCACGAATCAAGACAACGGGGTGAGACAAACATGAATTCAATGCGCTGGCGTAATTTACGGACGCAGTTCCGACAGCAGAAACTGGGCCTTGCGGCTGTCATCATATTGGGCATCTTTGTGCTCGCATCCCTGTTTGCGTTTCTGTCCCCACATGATCCTAATGAAATTGTAGTGATGGAGCGGCTTCAACAGCCAAGTGCAGATCACTGGTTTGGTACGGACGATTACGGACGGGATTATTTGGCTCGGGCGTTGTACGGAGGACGAGTGTCTCTCGCCGTAGGTTTTTTGTCGATGGCAATCGCCGTTATTGTGGGAACACTTGTAGGTACGGTTAGTGGTTATTTTGGCGGCTGGGTAGATAATACGTTGATGCGTATTGTTGATGTGCTCATGTCGATTCCATCCTTCTTTCTGATGCTGATCCTGAACGCATATCTTAAGCCTGGGATCGGTACGATTATTGTCATTATCGGGGTGCTGAGCTGGATGAATATAGCCCGGATTGTCAGGGCTGAGGCGATGTCGGTCAAGCAGCGGGAATACGTACTTTATGCACGAGTATCGGGTCAAAAGCCTGGTCGGATCATCATGAAGCACATTATTCCCAACATTATTCCAACCATTATTGTCGCTGCAACCATCAACATCGCAAGTGCGATTCTGATGGAATCATCGCTAAGCTTCCTCGGACTGGGTGTTAAACAGCCAAACTCTTCTTGGGGCAGTATGTTGAATGACGCACAGGGCTTTATTAGTGAAGCGCCATATATGGCGATCTTCCCGGGATTGTTTATTTTGCTGACGGTGCTGTCGTTTAACTTCCTGGGAGATGTGTTCCGCGTAGCCTTCGAGCCTAAAGCGAACAAGCGATAGATAATTGAAGTTGAGTTGATCACGTAGTGTTCCAGTATGTAATTAATCCTTTTAACTTATATATTAAAAAACCCATATTATGTAAACAGCGGGGTGAATACAACAATGACAGATTTATTATCGGTCAAACAACTGAAAACGTCCTTTGCAACCCGGGAAGGTGAGGTACAGTCCGTCCGGGGTGTGAGTTTTACGTTAAAAGAAGGCGAAGTGGTTGGACTGGTCGGCGAGTCCGGCAGTGGAAAAAGTGTAACTGCCCGTTCGCTGATTCGGCTGATCCAGTCGCCAGGCCGGATTACGGATGGTCAGATTCTGTTCCGCGGAGAGGATCTGCTGACCAAGTCGGACAATGAACTGCGCAAAATCCGGGGCAACCGCATCTCGATGATTTTCCAGGACCCGATGACATCACTTAATCCAGTCGTTCGTGTAGGCAAACAGATGACAGAGGTCATTCGTCGTCACCGGAAAATGGACAAGTTGGCTGCACGCAAGGAAGCAATTGAGTTGCTGCGACAAGTGGGCATTCCTTCCCCGGAAGAACGAATTGATCAATACCCACATGAGTTTAGCGGGGGCATGAGACAGCGGGTAATGATCGCCATGGCCTTGTCCTGCAAGCCGGAGTTATTGATAGCGGATGAACCGACGACAGCGCTGGATGTGACCATTCAGGCACAGATTTTGCAGCTGATGCAAGGACTGAAAGAGTCTACGCAGACGTCCATTCTGATGATTACGCATGACCTTGGTGTTGTTGCTCAGGTCTGTACCCGAGTGATCGTGATGTACGGTGGACTTATTATGGAAGAGGGACCAGTGGAGCGAATTTTCGCTCATCCGCAGCATCCGTATACTCAGGGATTGCTGCGCTCCATTCCGAAGCACGGCGAGGAAGGTGGACGCCAGCGGCTGGCAACCATTGAAGGTACACTGCCCAATCTGCTTCATCCACCAACTGGATGTCCGTTTATGGAACGTTGCCCACACGCCATGGAAGTATGCAAACAGATGCCTGCGTATACCGAGACTGCACCTGGTCATCGAGCGCTATGCTGGTTGCTGGACGATGAGGGTCGGGAACAACAACAAGTACAAACAGGAGCATCGTCAGAGGAGGTGGGGCAATGAGTACAGGGACCGATCAGCGTGAAGTGCTGCTGGACGTGCGTGGCCTGAAAAAACATTTTCCGGTACGTGGTGCTGGCAAAGGCAAAGACGTCGTGAAAGCCGTGGATAACGTCAGTTTTCATATTCACAAAGGAGAAACGTTTGGACTGGTCGGTGAATCCGGCTGTGGCAAATCAACGACTGGACGAAGCATCGTAAGACTTTATGATGTGACGGACGGAAGCATTATGTTTGGCGGACAGGACGTTGCGAAGATGAATGAACGCCAGTTGAAGCCATTTCGCAAACGGATGCAGACGATTTTTCAGGACCCCTATTCTTCACTAAATCCGGGTATGAATGTCCTGCAGATTATTAGTGAACCGATGGAAATTCATAATTATGCTTCCAAGGCAGAGATGAAGGGGCGAGCGCTTGACCTGATGAACCGTGTGGGTCTGAAGCCAGAGCATGCGGAGCGTTATCCACATGAATTCAGTGGGGGGCAGCGTCAGCGGATTAGTATTGCCCGTGCATTATCGGTGAACCCGGAGTTCATTTTGTGTGATGAGCCGTTATCCGCTCTGGATGTGTCCGTACAGGCACAGGTGGTCAATATGCTTGAAGATTTGCAGGCAGAGCTGGGACTGACCTATTTGTTCATTGCCCATGATCTGTCCATGGTACGTCACATCTCGAACCGAATCGGTGTGATGTATCGCGGTAAGCTGGTGGAAGTAGCACCAACAGAAGAACTGTACCGTAATCCGGTACATCCGTATACCCAGGCACTGCTGGCGGCAATTCCTGTACCTGATCCAACGGTGCGGAACGTGATGCCGCCGATCTACAGTGGAGATACCAACCCATCCGCTCGAGGACGGGATGAAGAACCGGAGTGGATGGAAGTTTCACCAGGACACTTTGTATCCGGCTATCGAGACAGGATATAATGGATTAGAAATATCAATGGAATAATGATATATAGTGACAGGAAGGTGTGAGTTGGATGAGCACTGAGGTTAAGTTGTCCCAAAATACAGCCATTCGGTTGGAACAGGCTCGTGGCAAAGGCATGTCGGATGCAGCTTTGTTGGAAGCGATACAAGCCAAAGATGTGACTGCTTTTGATGCCGTGTCTGAGGAGCACTACAGCTATGATGATCTTTTCTCCTATGCGGACGAGCATGGCGAAAATCTGGAAGGTGCGGTCAAAGACGGCTACCGGATTACCTTTAACACTCGTGGTGGTCTGGGCATCTACTTGGAGAAGTCCTTCGGATTACAGCCAGAGAAAGACTTCACTGTTGGTGAAGGCATCGTAACCGGGTTGAAATTAAAACAGGAGCAGGCCGATGTGCTGGCAAAACGCCTTGCATCAAACTGGGTGATTACCGAATCCAAAGATGTACCTGAGGGCCAAGAGCTGACGTTGAAGCTGCGGGCTTTGGTTTAATGAAACAACAGACTGTCCCGTTTGCAGTGAATAACTGCGGCGGGATGGTCTTTTTTTTTGCAAAAACAGAGGTGGGAGATTACAATCTACATATCATTTATTGGATGGAACATGAAATTGGGATGCATTGCTTCCGGGATAGAGAGGGGACTTTCATAATGAATCAGCTAACATTTCTGGGAACCGGGGATGCGATGGGTGTTCCGCGGGTGTATTGTGATTGTGACGTTTGCACAGAAGCCCGGCTTACGGGGATCAATCGCCGCAAACGTGCTGCTGTTTTGATTCAAAGTGATGGAGAGCACGAACCTTTCATGATTGACTGCGGACCGGACTGGAGATCACAGATGGAAGACCAGGGGATGCGGATGGTGCAGACGTTGCTGATCACACATGCGCATTTTGATCACATTGGAGGCTTGCCCGAATGGGCAGATGCGTGCCGCTGGTTGGGTGTAAAAGGACAGTTGTATGCACCACGGGAGGTGATCGCAACCATCCAGAGTCAATTTCCATGGCTCGGTCGTCATATGAATTTCCTGGAAACGGATGCGAATATCGAGCTCGGTGGATGGAAGGTGCACTCCTGGAAAGTTTGTCACGGTCATAATGGCTACTCGTATGCTTATCGATTGGAGCGTGAAGGATACACCTGGGCGTATTGCTCGGATGCCATTGATTTGAAGGCTTCGGAGAAGCAGCCCTTGTACGGATTGGATCTGTTGATACTCGGAACGAGCTTTGTTCATGAACTTGCGGAATTCTCCACACGCTCGGTGTACGATATGGTTGAGGCGCAGGAGCTGTTGCAGGAATTGAAGCCGGGCCAGACCTATTTTACACATATGTCTCACGACGTCGATGTACGCCAGAATTATGATCTGGCTCAGGGGATTACGTTGGCACTTACTGGTCTGAAGGTGAAGCTGGGAGAATAGGACAACCATGTTAAAAATAAATTCAGAAGAGCGTATCCTTTGCCGGGGGTTCTTCGTTTACATAGTGTAAGACAATTACAGCAAGTGAATTGAAGCAAGATCAATCAGGAACCAACAAAGGGGGGCCCCAAACATGGCCTTTGTGAAGTCCGTGGATTGCAGAATCAACAGACCACATGATGATAAACAGGTTGAACCATATAGCCATTCCGATGTTCAAGTCGGATATACGTTAGAGCAAACGATTGAAGCTGCACTTCCGAGCCTGCTGGGCTCGTTGTACGCCTATTGCATGTCATTGACTGGTTCAGTCTGGGAGACGGAGGATCTGGTCCAGGATACATGTGTTAAAGCACTATCCTTTTCAGCTACCCGAAGAACGGGAATGACAGAGGACATGAACTGGGAAGCCTATCTCATCCGTGTTGCACGCAACACCTGGATTGACGCCATACGGAAGCGTGAGAACTTGGCAAGCAAATTGGAAAGCATGAAGCCATTTATGCAAGAATTTGAGGAAGAAGAGCGATTCGAGGAAGTCGAGTCCGCTGTTCAAATCCTTGTGGATGAACTGCCACCGTGGCAGCGAGCGATATATATGTTACGTGATTTGATGGGATACACGACGGTAGAGACTGCTGAACTGTTGGACACGACGGAAGGGGCGGTCAAAGCTGCCCTGAGTCGTGCCCGCTCTTCTCTGGCGAAAGTGAGGCACAGCCTGAACGAAACGGATGCTGATCAGACCAATCCATTGGAAGAGCATCAGCAAAATCGGGAGGAACTGCGCAGTTATTTACTGGCGTTCCGTAGCGGTAATACAGCTCGCTTAATTGATTTATGCCTGAATCAGACCGATGATCCGATGGCTGTGGCGGGAACGATTTTGCAGCAGACTCTGCCGTCTCAATCGATGCAACCAGTGATGTACAGTTATTCAAGCTCCGGTACGAATTCAATGTCGTATGGGGGAGGATATATGGTCACCATGGTTGCGTAAACCTGGGAGGCAAAGTGCATGAACGTGGTACCTTATGTTGTTGAACAGACAGCCCGTGGAGAGCGGAGCTATGATATTTATTCCCGTTTGCTGAAAGATCGGATCATTATGGTATCCGGCGAAATTGAGGATCAGATGGCCAATGCGATCGTTGCCCAGTTGTTGTTTCTGACCGCAGAGGACCCAGAGAAGGATATTCAGATGTATATTAACAGTCCTGGTGGTTCCGTGACTGCCGGATTCTCCATCTATGACACGATGCAATTCGTGAAACCTGACATTTCTACGATTTGCACAGGCATGGCAGCCAGCTTCGGTACGATTCTGCTGGTTGGTGGAACAAAAGGAAAACGGTTGGCGTTGCCAAACAGCGAAATCATGATTCACCAGCCGCTTGGCGGAACACGGGGGCAGGCCTCGGATATGCTGATTCATGCCAACCGAATTATCCAGCACCGTCAGCGCCTTAATAAGCTGCTTGCCGATCATACGGGACAGCCGATGGAGCGGATTGAAAAGGATACAGACCGAGATTACTTCCTGACCGCTGCGGAAGCCGTCGAGTATGGTCTGGTGGATAAGGTCATAATCAGTTCGTAAGTAAAAAAGTAAAATGCGTGCCAAGAAACACAACTGAAGAAAGCAAGAAAAATGAACAGCAAAGTAGCCTGGAAGGTCATTCGACTTTTCGGGTTACTTTGCTGTTTTGTCTATTTTGGAAAGAAATTGAATGAGTATTGACTCAATCCATGTATAGTGTATATATTATATATATACACTATACATGGATTGGATTGAAACCAGTGAGGTGACAGAACATTAATATACTAATATCAAACGCATCGAACGATCCGATCTACATGCAGATTCTGACCCAGATTAGACAGAGCATTTTAAGCGGGGAACTGGTTGCAGGGGAGAGCCTCCCCTCCATCCGTCAACTTGCAAAGGATCTGCAGGTCAGTGTAATTACTACCAAACGTGTCTATGAAGAACTGGAGAAAGAGAAACTGATTGATTCTGTTGTTGGTAAGGGGTGCTTCGTCTCAGGAGTCAATCAGGACTTTATTCGGGAGCGACGGATGAAACAAATGGAAGAGAAGATGCAAGAAATCATTCGTGAGAGTAAGGAACTAGGTATGAGTTCACAAGATTTAATCGATCATCTTACTTTGCTGTTTGAGGAGGAACAAACACCATGAATGCAATTGAGTTACGCAATGTAACAAAAACGTATCCATTATTTAAAGTTGATAATATATCTTTAGATGTAAAAAAGGGATATATTACTGGACTCATTGGTCCGAATGGGGCTGGGAAGAGCACACTTATCAAAATGATCATTGGCCTGATTTATCCTGACACTGGGAGTATAAAAACGCTGGGTAGTGAGATGCACAATCAGGAAGTTAACATTAAGCAGCGCATAGGTATAGTGTCAGATGACTGTTTTTACTATGAGCATCTTACAATACATGAAATGAGAAGAATGATTGCCCCATTCTATAAGAAGTGGGACGACAAAACATTTAATACCTATCTTGAGCATTTCGAGTTGTCCCCCAGAAAAAAAATCCGAGAGTTGTCCAAAGGCATGAAAATCAAATTTTCCCTTGCTGTAGCCTTATCCCATGACGCTGAGCTTCTCATTATGGATGAACCCACATCCGGACTAGATCCTGTATTTAGAAGGGAACTCCTTGATCTGCTTGCAGATATGATACAGAACGAAACCAAATCCATTATTTTCTCCACTCATATCACGACCGATTTGGAGCGTATTGCAGACTATATTATGTTCATGAATCAAGGGAAACTTATATTCAATGAAGTAAAAGATGATGTACTCGAAAGATATACTATCGTAAAAGGGGATATGGATCTGCTTGATTCGGATACTCGAAGTCAATTCGTCGGAATCCGTGAGACCGCGGTTGGTTTTGAAGGCTTGGCAGATAACAGGGCGGAGGCAGAACGATTATTTGGTAATTATGCTCTTTTACATAGACCCTCGCTCGAAGACCTTATCTATTTTACGGCCAAGGGGGAACGGCATCATGCTTAACTTGCTTCGCAAAGATTTTATAGCTTTAAAAAGCTCCCTATGGATGATTCCTTTTTACCTTGTTGTATTCAGCTTCGCATTTATACCCCAAATTGAAATGTCGATGTATTTCGTAGGAATCTATACTGCTTTCGGTTCGATGATCCTTGCAACCACGATTGATATTAAAAATTACAATCATAATTTTCTCGTTACGCTTCCGCTTAGCCGCAAGAACATTGTGAAAGCCAAGTACCTGTCTGCCATTTTGTATGCTCTTTTCGGAGTGTTGGCTTCATATGGGATTCACTCGCTCGTTAATATAAATTATCCCGAGCTGAACAAGCCTGATTATTCGGTAATGGACATTTTGATTTCTTTAGGAATGGTGCTTGTCTTAGTTTCGATCTATTTACCTCTTTTTTACGCCTTTAGCAAAAAGGGAGCCGGAATTATTAATATGGTATTCATGATCGTTCTCATTATTATGGCGCAACCTGCGGCCTTCCTCATAAGTAAGGCGGGCGAGAATGGAATGGATCGTGCTTCTGTTTATGTTTTTGTTTCAGTTTGCATTCTTCTGTTGTTCATTGCCTCCTATTTTGTAACGGTCCGTCTGTTTGCACGGAAGGACCTATAGGATGAATGAAGAAGGATTTCAATAAAAAAACTTTCTAACTTACTTTACCAGTCGAGAACAGTGAGAACAGAAGCAGCCCCAAAAGTCGCCAAACGGCGACTTTTTGTGTTACAGAAGATTTAAAATTTGCGACCTGACAGACCAGCTATCGTTAATCTGCAAATGTAGATTTTGCAAAAGTATCATCACGTATTTTCAGCCAATGCAATTAGTCTGCCCATGCCTTCCCGGATTTGTTGCTCGTGAGCATAGGAGAAGGAGAGACGCAGCTTGCGACTGGCGTTCGCATCGGAAGGATCGAATACCGTTCCCGGCACAAAGGCGACAGAATGCTCCATGCATCGGTGAAGCAAGCGCCCTGTATCTACACCTTCCGGAAGCTCCGCCCAGATGTTAAGTCCACCCTCAGGGCGAGTCCATGTCCAATCGGTTTGTTGTAGGCACTGTTCCATCACTTCCATCCGTAGCTGAATAGCGGTGCGCAGCTTGGACAGATGCTGGTGCATACGTGAAGACTGGAAATAACGGAGGAAAAGCTTCTGATTCAGCAGAGGTGAACCGTTATCTGTCAGAGCTTTGACGGCCTGCAATCCTGGCATAAACCGGGGACGGCACATGATTGCGGCAATCCGCAGACCCGGCACGACATATTTGCTATAGCTGCGAATATAGAGTGTATGTCCTGTCGTATCGTATGTGAAGATCGGCGCAGGAGGTTTTTCCTTGAAATAGATATCATAGGTGCTGTCGTCTTCCACCAGAAAACATCCGTACTGTTCTGCCAGTTCAGGCAGTTGTTTGCGCTGCTCGGTCGGAATATTAATGCCCGTAGGGTTTTGGAAGGTTGGCGTCATATAAAATACTCTCGGCTTTTCCTGCTTCATCAGGCGTTCAATCTGTTCCAGATCGTAGCCATCAGGATGGATATCCGTAAAAATTAACTTGGCACCCTGTTTGCGGAAAATTTCCATCGCAGGGCCGTATGTTGGCCTCTCCATGAGCACACGGTCACCGGGTCTGACGAGACTTCGGGAGATCACATCAATAGCCTGCTGTGCCCCGGAAGTGATCAGTACTTCATCGGCCGATATATAGAAACGTTCCCTTGTCGTCAGATGGCTTGCCAAGGCGCTGCGCAGCTCGAGATCTCCCTGAATCGTGGAATATGTGCCAAGCAGACGAGGATATAGATCCAGCAAATCCCGCATCAGTTCTCCCCAATATCGGTTGGGTAGTAGGGCCGGGTCGATCAATGATTTGGAAAATTGGTACTCCGCC contains these protein-coding regions:
- a CDS encoding ABC-2 transporter permease; amino-acid sequence: MLNLLRKDFIALKSSLWMIPFYLVVFSFAFIPQIEMSMYFVGIYTAFGSMILATTIDIKNYNHNFLVTLPLSRKNIVKAKYLSAILYALFGVLASYGIHSLVNINYPELNKPDYSVMDILISLGMVLVLVSIYLPLFYAFSKKGAGIINMVFMIVLIIMAQPAAFLISKAGENGMDRASVYVFVSVCILLLFIASYFVTVRLFARKDL
- a CDS encoding RNA polymerase sigma factor — translated: MAFVKSVDCRINRPHDDKQVEPYSHSDVQVGYTLEQTIEAALPSLLGSLYAYCMSLTGSVWETEDLVQDTCVKALSFSATRRTGMTEDMNWEAYLIRVARNTWIDAIRKRENLASKLESMKPFMQEFEEEERFEEVESAVQILVDELPPWQRAIYMLRDLMGYTTVETAELLDTTEGAVKAALSRARSSLAKVRHSLNETDADQTNPLEEHQQNREELRSYLLAFRSGNTARLIDLCLNQTDDPMAVAGTILQQTLPSQSMQPVMYSYSSSGTNSMSYGGGYMVTMVA
- the clpP gene encoding ATP-dependent Clp endopeptidase proteolytic subunit ClpP, producing MNVVPYVVEQTARGERSYDIYSRLLKDRIIMVSGEIEDQMANAIVAQLLFLTAEDPEKDIQMYINSPGGSVTAGFSIYDTMQFVKPDISTICTGMAASFGTILLVGGTKGKRLALPNSEIMIHQPLGGTRGQASDMLIHANRIIQHRQRLNKLLADHTGQPMERIEKDTDRDYFLTAAEAVEYGLVDKVIISS
- a CDS encoding ABC transporter permease — encoded protein: MNNYIVRRIAQAIPLLFVISIVSFTLIKLAPGDPVLSFVTPNMGAEDVERIRQNLGLDQPMYVQYFVWLKNVLSGDLGYSLVNHRPVAEMIIERLPATFGLMGASLLLSLLISIPLSMIAGSRQNSLFDRGLSLISYIGISIPSFWFGMMLIYFFAVELHWLPSMGMRTVGMDSAWDIIKHGILPCTVLTFMNVSVYMRYIRSNTISQLEEDYVQIQYAYGATKGTVLLRHVLKNVLLPVITILGMSLPELIAGAFITESVFSWPGMGSLGISAVHGLDYPIIMGITMMSSVLLVVGNLVADILYGVVDPRIKTTG
- a CDS encoding ABC transporter ATP-binding protein → MSTGTDQREVLLDVRGLKKHFPVRGAGKGKDVVKAVDNVSFHIHKGETFGLVGESGCGKSTTGRSIVRLYDVTDGSIMFGGQDVAKMNERQLKPFRKRMQTIFQDPYSSLNPGMNVLQIISEPMEIHNYASKAEMKGRALDLMNRVGLKPEHAERYPHEFSGGQRQRISIARALSVNPEFILCDEPLSALDVSVQAQVVNMLEDLQAELGLTYLFIAHDLSMVRHISNRIGVMYRGKLVEVAPTEELYRNPVHPYTQALLAAIPVPDPTVRNVMPPIYSGDTNPSARGRDEEPEWMEVSPGHFVSGYRDRI
- a CDS encoding ABC transporter ATP-binding protein, with translation MTDLLSVKQLKTSFATREGEVQSVRGVSFTLKEGEVVGLVGESGSGKSVTARSLIRLIQSPGRITDGQILFRGEDLLTKSDNELRKIRGNRISMIFQDPMTSLNPVVRVGKQMTEVIRRHRKMDKLAARKEAIELLRQVGIPSPEERIDQYPHEFSGGMRQRVMIAMALSCKPELLIADEPTTALDVTIQAQILQLMQGLKESTQTSILMITHDLGVVAQVCTRVIVMYGGLIMEEGPVERIFAHPQHPYTQGLLRSIPKHGEEGGRQRLATIEGTLPNLLHPPTGCPFMERCPHAMEVCKQMPAYTETAPGHRALCWLLDDEGREQQQVQTGASSEEVGQ
- a CDS encoding ABC transporter ATP-binding protein; this encodes MNAIELRNVTKTYPLFKVDNISLDVKKGYITGLIGPNGAGKSTLIKMIIGLIYPDTGSIKTLGSEMHNQEVNIKQRIGIVSDDCFYYEHLTIHEMRRMIAPFYKKWDDKTFNTYLEHFELSPRKKIRELSKGMKIKFSLAVALSHDAELLIMDEPTSGLDPVFRRELLDLLADMIQNETKSIIFSTHITTDLERIADYIMFMNQGKLIFNEVKDDVLERYTIVKGDMDLLDSDTRSQFVGIRETAVGFEGLADNRAEAERLFGNYALLHRPSLEDLIYFTAKGERHHA
- a CDS encoding PLP-dependent aminotransferase family protein, with the protein product MGKAMLMTDNSLKLYEQVVHYLVVRIEAGEWKEHEKLPSVRSLSELLGVHRLTVFKAYQELKERGNVYVKDKSGYFVSPAEPSPVTDQADDPAVSAWLHWDSLARVQSLEAEYQFSKSLIDPALLPNRYWGELMRDLLDLYPRLLGTYSTIQGDLELRSALASHLTTRERFYISADEVLITSGAQQAIDVISRSLVRPGDRVLMERPTYGPAMEIFRKQGAKLIFTDIHPDGYDLEQIERLMKQEKPRVFYMTPTFQNPTGINIPTEQRKQLPELAEQYGCFLVEDDSTYDIYFKEKPPAPIFTYDTTGHTLYIRSYSKYVVPGLRIAAIMCRPRFMPGLQAVKALTDNGSPLLNQKLFLRYFQSSRMHQHLSKLRTAIQLRMEVMEQCLQQTDWTWTRPEGGLNIWAELPEGVDTGRLLHRCMEHSVAFVPGTVFDPSDANASRKLRLSFSYAHEQQIREGMGRLIALAENT
- a CDS encoding GntR family transcriptional regulator encodes the protein MNILISNASNDPIYMQILTQIRQSILSGELVAGESLPSIRQLAKDLQVSVITTKRVYEELEKEKLIDSVVGKGCFVSGVNQDFIRERRMKQMEEKMQEIIRESKELGMSSQDLIDHLTLLFEEEQTP
- a CDS encoding ABC transporter permease; translation: MNSMRWRNLRTQFRQQKLGLAAVIILGIFVLASLFAFLSPHDPNEIVVMERLQQPSADHWFGTDDYGRDYLARALYGGRVSLAVGFLSMAIAVIVGTLVGTVSGYFGGWVDNTLMRIVDVLMSIPSFFLMLILNAYLKPGIGTIIVIIGVLSWMNIARIVRAEAMSVKQREYVLYARVSGQKPGRIIMKHIIPNIIPTIIVAATINIASAILMESSLSFLGLGVKQPNSSWGSMLNDAQGFISEAPYMAIFPGLFILLTVLSFNFLGDVFRVAFEPKANKR
- a CDS encoding MBL fold metallo-hydrolase, translating into MNQLTFLGTGDAMGVPRVYCDCDVCTEARLTGINRRKRAAVLIQSDGEHEPFMIDCGPDWRSQMEDQGMRMVQTLLITHAHFDHIGGLPEWADACRWLGVKGQLYAPREVIATIQSQFPWLGRHMNFLETDANIELGGWKVHSWKVCHGHNGYSYAYRLEREGYTWAYCSDAIDLKASEKQPLYGLDLLILGTSFVHELAEFSTRSVYDMVEAQELLQELKPGQTYFTHMSHDVDVRQNYDLAQGITLALTGLKVKLGE